Proteins from a genomic interval of Rubinisphaera italica:
- the amt gene encoding ammonium transporter, protein MALSMELANLIWILIAAALVMLMQGGFCFLETGLVRAKNSINVAMKNLADFCIAGVLFWMVGFGMMFGQDYSGLIGTSYFFVDETNSTWLLAFFLFQLVFCGTATTIISGAVAERMRFSGYLLLSAVVSALVYPVFGHWAWGGLVEGTGTGWLCEMGFIDFAGSTVVHSVGGWTALMTVLVVGPRLGRFTSKQKKIHGHNYPMAALGTLLLWFGWFGFNGGSTLAIDGSIPLILVNTNLSAAAGGVAGLLLSRLVHGRVEVGDIMNGVIAGLVGITAACHMVTPMYAIIIGVISSAICMFGVLLLEKLKIDDVIGAVPAHAFAGAWGTLAVAIFGNSENFSNGMSRLEQLQIQALGVGTCFVWASGVTLLSLGILRLFFSLRVSEEAEIQGLNIHEHGASTEIIDLLDDMKVQSIKGDFSTPVSVEPHTEVGQIAAEYNKVLHKVVEEIENRENLLKQLKVAEENYRSIFENAIEGIYRSTFSGKLLEANPALANMLGYSSVIELMEDSQDICSQYYVDPDSRKVLLERLKQDGSVKEYQIALRRRDGTVLDVVVNARHFPETEQSSAFIEGSVTDISERIQTEELRKQKESAEAASHAKSAFLATMSHEIRTPLNGVIGMLELLNDTEMNSKQTHYANIAKSSADSLLSLINDILDFSKIEAGKLELDPAEFDLESMVEDVADMFNIRAEQKGIELTCHVWPNVENRVIGDSERLRQVLVNLIGNALKFTESGQVSVEVQADDVADNRQMISLSVQDTGIGMPEEIQERLFLPFEQADGSTTRKFGGTGLGLAICRQLIELMGGTITIESALGEGSKFICRIPFDLSKGTRLGHKIDARIQGMRILAVDDNETNRTILQSLLQSWGAEVETAESAAKAAECLKKAQSDNRPFQIGVLDYRMPETDGIGLARMIKSDPQISDIELMMLTSSDCEISREELKTIGIKSCFSKPIRSSRLFDALITTLYHNSSQELIEEEVAEEIVVPEINKKVEGRVLIVDDNEINQIVTQEIVEQYGWRCRVASNGQEAIDLLKRRAFDLVLMDCQMPVMDGFTATGEIRKMQAAGELPEYLPVIALTANAVKGDRDRCLAAGMDEYVSKPINPQNLLQKMLSLIQGKMNQDSNGQVQKDSAIEFQVETHLADVESELDNDAIDWPTLIERCGGNDEIAFKVLKKFHDRLPDDIRELENAIENQDWESTGRIVHTLKGAAGNVSAVEVSEAALKLETIVRSQPEETACFEPLEELKSRVTSCLRTIEVQLEQALKT, encoded by the coding sequence ATGGCACTTTCAATGGAGCTTGCGAATCTCATTTGGATTCTTATCGCCGCTGCTTTAGTTATGCTAATGCAGGGTGGTTTTTGTTTTTTGGAAACTGGGCTTGTCCGGGCCAAGAACAGCATCAATGTCGCCATGAAAAATCTGGCGGACTTTTGTATCGCTGGGGTCTTATTCTGGATGGTCGGATTCGGCATGATGTTCGGCCAGGATTATTCAGGGCTGATCGGAACCTCGTACTTTTTTGTCGATGAGACAAACAGCACCTGGCTGCTCGCCTTCTTTTTATTCCAGCTCGTTTTCTGTGGCACTGCGACCACAATCATCTCGGGAGCTGTTGCGGAACGGATGCGATTCTCGGGATACCTGCTCCTCAGTGCAGTCGTTTCTGCCCTGGTTTATCCCGTGTTTGGGCATTGGGCCTGGGGCGGACTTGTTGAAGGAACCGGCACTGGCTGGCTTTGTGAAATGGGCTTCATCGACTTCGCCGGTTCAACCGTCGTACATTCCGTCGGTGGTTGGACGGCCTTGATGACCGTGTTAGTCGTCGGGCCACGTCTGGGTCGTTTTACATCAAAACAGAAGAAAATTCACGGTCATAATTATCCGATGGCAGCTCTGGGAACTTTGCTGCTGTGGTTTGGCTGGTTCGGATTCAACGGCGGTAGCACGCTCGCCATTGATGGTTCGATTCCACTGATTCTTGTGAATACGAATCTTTCCGCGGCTGCAGGAGGCGTTGCAGGTCTTCTGCTTTCCCGCCTTGTGCATGGTCGAGTGGAAGTCGGCGATATTATGAACGGCGTGATAGCCGGTCTGGTTGGCATCACAGCTGCCTGTCATATGGTTACTCCGATGTACGCGATTATCATTGGAGTTATCTCCTCGGCGATATGTATGTTCGGTGTTCTTTTGCTGGAGAAACTGAAAATCGATGATGTGATCGGAGCCGTTCCCGCTCACGCATTCGCTGGAGCCTGGGGAACACTTGCCGTTGCGATATTTGGAAATTCAGAGAATTTCAGCAATGGAATGAGTCGTCTCGAACAACTTCAGATTCAGGCGTTGGGTGTTGGGACCTGCTTTGTCTGGGCCAGTGGAGTTACATTGCTTTCCCTGGGAATACTGCGACTGTTTTTCTCATTGCGTGTGTCTGAAGAAGCAGAAATCCAGGGACTAAATATTCACGAGCACGGTGCGAGTACAGAGATCATCGATCTGCTCGATGATATGAAGGTTCAAAGCATTAAAGGTGATTTTTCGACTCCAGTCTCAGTCGAACCACATACTGAAGTCGGCCAGATCGCTGCAGAATACAATAAAGTTCTGCATAAAGTTGTCGAAGAAATTGAGAATCGGGAGAATCTTCTTAAGCAGCTCAAAGTGGCTGAAGAGAATTATCGGTCCATTTTTGAAAATGCGATTGAAGGGATTTATCGTTCAACATTTTCCGGGAAACTTCTCGAAGCCAACCCGGCTTTGGCGAATATGCTTGGCTATTCCTCCGTTATCGAATTAATGGAAGATTCACAGGATATTTGCTCGCAATATTATGTAGACCCTGATTCCCGTAAAGTTTTGCTTGAGCGGTTGAAGCAGGATGGAAGCGTCAAAGAATATCAAATTGCTCTACGCAGGCGAGATGGTACTGTACTGGATGTCGTGGTCAATGCTCGTCACTTTCCTGAGACTGAGCAAAGTTCTGCGTTTATCGAAGGCAGCGTGACTGATATCAGCGAGCGGATTCAAACCGAAGAGTTGCGGAAACAGAAGGAGTCTGCAGAAGCTGCCAGTCATGCCAAAAGTGCATTCCTGGCGACGATGAGTCACGAAATTCGGACACCACTCAATGGTGTTATCGGGATGCTGGAATTGCTGAACGATACCGAAATGAACTCGAAACAGACTCATTACGCCAATATCGCAAAGTCATCAGCTGATTCTTTACTGAGTCTAATCAACGATATCTTAGATTTCTCCAAAATTGAAGCCGGCAAGCTGGAACTGGATCCTGCTGAATTCGATTTGGAATCGATGGTTGAAGACGTTGCCGATATGTTCAATATACGAGCAGAGCAGAAGGGAATCGAGTTGACCTGCCACGTGTGGCCTAATGTCGAGAATCGAGTGATTGGTGATTCCGAGCGTCTTCGTCAGGTTCTTGTGAATCTGATTGGTAACGCACTCAAATTCACGGAATCTGGACAGGTCAGTGTCGAGGTGCAAGCCGATGACGTTGCCGATAATCGACAGATGATTTCGCTGAGTGTTCAGGATACCGGAATCGGAATGCCTGAAGAGATACAGGAACGACTGTTCCTGCCATTTGAGCAAGCCGATGGTTCCACAACTCGCAAGTTTGGTGGCACAGGTTTAGGTCTTGCGATTTGTCGTCAACTTATCGAATTGATGGGCGGCACGATCACGATTGAAAGTGCTTTGGGAGAAGGCTCCAAATTCATCTGTCGTATTCCCTTCGATTTGAGCAAGGGGACACGCCTCGGACATAAAATCGATGCCCGAATTCAAGGCATGAGAATTCTGGCGGTTGATGATAATGAAACCAATCGCACAATTCTGCAGTCACTTCTGCAAAGTTGGGGCGCTGAAGTGGAGACGGCTGAAAGTGCGGCCAAGGCAGCGGAATGCCTCAAAAAGGCCCAGTCGGATAACCGACCATTTCAAATTGGTGTGCTCGACTATCGGATGCCGGAAACGGATGGGATCGGACTGGCACGGATGATTAAAAGCGATCCACAGATTTCGGATATTGAGTTAATGATGCTGACGTCCTCAGATTGCGAAATCAGTCGCGAGGAACTGAAAACGATTGGAATAAAATCCTGCTTCTCGAAACCGATTCGATCCTCCCGTTTGTTTGATGCATTGATCACAACGCTGTATCACAATTCTTCTCAAGAATTGATTGAAGAAGAAGTGGCTGAGGAAATTGTCGTCCCTGAAATCAATAAAAAAGTTGAAGGTCGTGTTTTGATTGTTGACGATAATGAAATCAATCAAATTGTGACGCAGGAAATTGTCGAGCAGTATGGTTGGCGGTGTCGTGTTGCCAGTAATGGCCAGGAAGCGATTGATCTCTTGAAGCGAAGGGCGTTCGATCTAGTCTTGATGGACTGTCAGATGCCAGTTATGGATGGATTCACGGCAACTGGTGAAATTCGAAAAATGCAGGCAGCTGGCGAACTTCCTGAATATCTCCCTGTGATTGCATTGACCGCCAATGCCGTGAAAGGGGATCGCGATCGATGTCTGGCAGCGGGGATGGATGAGTATGTCTCAAAACCAATTAATCCTCAGAATCTTCTGCAGAAAATGTTATCGCTGATTCAGGGGAAAATGAATCAGGATTCGAATGGACAAGTGCAAAAGGATTCCGCAATAGAGTTTCAAGTGGAGACACATCTGGCCGACGTGGAGTCGGAACTGGATAACGACGCGATTGACTGGCCAACGCTAATCGAACGTTGTGGTGGAAATGATGAGATCGCCTTCAAAGTGCTGAAGAAATTTCACGATCGACTCCCGGATGATATACGAGAGTTGGAGAACGCGATTGAGAACCAGGATTGGGAGAGTACAGGTCGAATCGTGCATACTCTTAAGGGAGCCGCAGGAAATGTTTCTGCAGTCGAAGTTTCTGAAGCGGCGTTGAAGCTGGAAACAATCGTCCGGTCTCAACCTGAGGAAACAGCTTGTTTCGAGCCACTTGAGGAACTTAAGTCGCGGGTAACGAGTTGCCTGAGAACGATCGAAGTTCAACTGGAGCAAGCTCTGAAAACATAA
- a CDS encoding HD-GYP domain-containing protein, with protein MKMKILAVDDDEITRDILEYLIQKSGHEPTICSRGDDAFQLLLDGDFHMVILDWEMPGMDGLELCRRIRQHNFGRYLYTIMLTSHSSSKEIVEGLSAGADDFVTKPFNSAEMNQRIRAGERILSLETRDTLIFTLAKLAESRDPDTGQHLERVQQYSRAIAMKLSQNHKYRDVIDSGFIRNIFLTSPLHDIGKVGVSDNILLKPGRLTPVEFEIMKTHTLIGADTLKDAVQRNPEVGYLKMAYDIALSHHERYDGTGYPQGLKGDEIPFAARIVALADVYDALTTKRVYKDAFSHEKTFDIIMESDGTHFDPDIVQAFVEIQDQFMMIAEKFQGDMALDFERMLAHH; from the coding sequence ATGAAAATGAAAATATTAGCAGTCGATGATGATGAAATTACTCGCGATATTCTCGAGTATCTGATTCAAAAGAGCGGTCATGAACCGACAATCTGCAGTCGCGGTGATGATGCTTTTCAGTTGCTTCTCGATGGTGATTTCCACATGGTCATCCTGGATTGGGAAATGCCAGGTATGGATGGACTGGAACTTTGTCGGCGCATACGTCAGCACAATTTTGGAAGATATCTCTACACAATCATGCTGACCTCTCACAGCAGTTCGAAAGAAATTGTGGAAGGTCTCTCTGCGGGCGCAGATGACTTTGTGACGAAGCCGTTTAACTCAGCCGAGATGAATCAGCGAATTCGAGCCGGAGAGCGAATCCTCTCTCTCGAAACCCGAGATACTTTGATTTTTACTCTGGCCAAGTTAGCCGAGTCTCGTGATCCCGATACCGGGCAGCATCTCGAACGGGTCCAGCAATATTCGCGGGCCATCGCGATGAAACTTTCGCAAAATCATAAGTATCGGGACGTCATTGATTCCGGATTTATCCGGAATATTTTTCTGACTAGCCCACTGCACGATATTGGTAAGGTGGGGGTATCAGATAATATCCTGCTCAAACCTGGACGATTAACTCCGGTAGAGTTTGAGATTATGAAAACTCATACTCTGATTGGGGCTGATACGCTTAAAGATGCAGTGCAGCGGAATCCGGAAGTTGGCTATTTGAAGATGGCTTATGATATCGCGCTCAGTCATCATGAGCGCTATGATGGGACGGGATATCCTCAAGGTCTCAAAGGCGATGAGATTCCCTTTGCGGCTCGTATCGTCGCCCTTGCAGATGTCTACGATGCTCTGACAACCAAACGTGTCTATAAAGATGCGTTCTCACACGAGAAAACTTTCGACATCATCATGGAGTCTGATGGAACTCATTTTGATCCTGATATCGTTCAGGCCTTCGTCGAAATTCAGGATCAGTTTATGATGATCGCCGAGAAGTTTCAGGGTGACATGGCTTTAGATTTCGAACGGATGCTGGCTCATCATTAA
- a CDS encoding SulP family inorganic anion transporter, with translation MNTSAAVDIDKEKPKGDLDGFTKYFKYDFISGLLVFLIALPLCLGISIASGYPPIAGIFTAIVGSVVATLISNSELTIKGPAAGLIVIAIGCIEAFGGDGMVGGWTASDTTAYRAALAVGVAAAILQIFFGIFRAGILGEFFPISAVHGMLAAIGVIIIAKQIPVALGVSASGEPLELLREIPKFVAEANPAIATIGVVSVLIMFLWPLMRSRYRWAKVLPGPLIVLIVAIPMGIGFDLLHPHSYTLQNHQYQLGEQYLVAMPDHVFGMFEEITTPDFTALSQPKAWSWVFMFFIIGSLESLLSAKAVDLIDPWKRKSSMDRDMVAVGAGNLCVAFIGGLPMISEIVRSKANIDNGARTRFADFWHGMFLLVCVALIPMVLHLIPMAALAAMLIYTGFRLAHPSEFMNVWRIGREQLIIFAVTLVAVLATDLLIGIGLGIATKVIIHLVNGVPLRSMFYPDIEVIDDDGQTVRFVMYKSAVFSNWIPIRRQIERLGLLERKNVELDLSETMLVDHSVMDKLHELENDFEQQGLSFNVRGLDSHQPFAEHQYAARRKGLCTVKRLTIITEPEHEQMLEAELVRLGATGYTAMACHGAGRRQLEIDATEPNIQVRIEVIVPPKECSQIMLYLRRDIQPLYPLTFTVEDVQVARLDAFVSTPTQTVQDEIAHT, from the coding sequence ATGAACACATCTGCTGCGGTAGACATTGATAAAGAAAAACCAAAGGGAGATCTGGATGGATTCACCAAATACTTCAAGTACGATTTCATTTCAGGATTACTGGTATTTCTAATCGCCTTGCCTTTGTGTCTGGGGATTTCGATTGCCAGTGGTTATCCACCGATTGCCGGGATTTTCACCGCGATTGTTGGTTCAGTGGTGGCGACACTTATCAGTAACTCAGAATTGACAATCAAAGGCCCTGCTGCCGGTTTGATTGTCATTGCGATTGGATGTATCGAAGCCTTTGGTGGTGATGGCATGGTCGGTGGCTGGACCGCCAGCGATACGACTGCTTATCGGGCTGCTCTGGCCGTTGGAGTTGCCGCGGCGATTTTGCAAATCTTCTTTGGAATCTTTCGAGCCGGGATCCTTGGAGAATTCTTTCCAATTTCCGCTGTGCATGGCATGCTGGCTGCCATCGGGGTCATAATTATTGCCAAGCAAATTCCTGTTGCACTCGGAGTGAGTGCCTCAGGAGAACCACTTGAATTACTTCGGGAAATTCCAAAATTTGTGGCAGAGGCGAACCCGGCAATTGCGACGATTGGTGTCGTCAGTGTGCTGATTATGTTCTTATGGCCGCTCATGAGAAGTCGATACCGTTGGGCCAAAGTTCTACCTGGTCCACTGATTGTTTTGATAGTCGCCATACCCATGGGAATTGGATTCGATTTATTACATCCACACTCCTACACCTTACAGAATCATCAATATCAATTAGGCGAACAGTACCTGGTTGCGATGCCAGATCATGTCTTTGGAATGTTTGAAGAAATCACTACTCCCGACTTCACGGCTTTATCTCAACCCAAAGCCTGGTCATGGGTCTTCATGTTTTTCATCATTGGAAGTCTCGAATCTTTACTGAGTGCCAAAGCGGTCGATTTGATCGATCCCTGGAAACGTAAAAGCAGTATGGACCGCGATATGGTCGCCGTGGGAGCGGGTAACCTTTGCGTGGCCTTCATTGGTGGGTTACCAATGATTTCAGAAATTGTGCGTAGTAAGGCCAACATCGACAACGGAGCCCGCACCCGCTTTGCGGACTTCTGGCATGGTATGTTCCTGCTGGTTTGTGTCGCGTTAATTCCCATGGTCCTGCATCTGATTCCCATGGCCGCGTTGGCTGCCATGCTGATTTACACGGGTTTCCGACTGGCACACCCCAGTGAATTCATGAACGTCTGGCGAATCGGTCGCGAACAGCTGATTATTTTTGCCGTGACCCTGGTCGCAGTACTGGCGACTGATCTGCTGATCGGAATTGGTCTTGGTATTGCCACAAAAGTGATCATCCATCTTGTTAATGGAGTCCCTTTGCGATCGATGTTCTACCCGGATATTGAAGTCATTGATGATGATGGGCAGACGGTTCGATTTGTTATGTATAAATCAGCGGTTTTCAGTAACTGGATTCCGATTCGTCGACAGATTGAACGACTGGGATTGCTGGAGCGTAAGAATGTCGAACTGGACTTGTCGGAAACAATGCTCGTTGACCATAGCGTGATGGATAAGCTGCATGAGCTGGAAAACGATTTTGAACAACAGGGACTTTCTTTCAATGTCCGGGGGCTCGATTCGCATCAACCATTTGCTGAGCATCAATATGCAGCTCGACGCAAGGGACTGTGTACTGTAAAACGACTGACTATCATTACCGAACCGGAACACGAGCAAATGCTCGAAGCAGAACTCGTTCGGCTGGGAGCGACAGGTTACACAGCGATGGCCTGCCATGGAGCAGGAAGACGACAGTTAGAAATTGATGCGACAGAACCGAATATTCAGGTTCGAATTGAAGTCATCGTTCCTCCGAAAGAATGCTCGCAGATCATGCTCTACCTGCGTCGCGATATCCAACCGCTCTATCCCTTAACGTTCACTGTCGAAGATGTGCAAGTTGCTCGTCTGGATGCATTTGTCAGTACACCAACTCAAACCGTACAGGATGAGATCGCTCACACTTAA
- a CDS encoding proton-conducting transporter transmembrane domain-containing protein: protein MSELHFPWMETSILVPLIGAIWMQLRGETASAIKGTIAICAVTFLLTVAELVDFVLLNSFEAHEHWPFMNTIFNNEIFVVDELSAFLLPLGALIFLVTVMSTLRTKTPRFSMKWALISEALVLATFSCRASWTLVILLSISTIPPYLELKRRHRCTRIYNLHMAFFVGLLLIGYAWLSFVDAKSSAALIPGALLSGAALLRSGIIPFHLWMADLYEKGTFGSALLFTTPLVGAYAVMRLVLPIAPSWALHAIAILSLITAVYAGGMALVQKEARRMFCYLLLSQSSLVLVGLELVTPIGLTGALCLWISVGLALTGFGITLRCIEARISRVSLADFHGLYRQMPIFAGFFLLTGLASIGFPATVGFVGMELLIEGAVHIYPLVGTMVVLAAALNGIVVLWAYFRIFTGRHNRTLIPMQARVTERIAILMLTLLILGGGLVPQPGVASRYHAAKELMRLRQSNPITKDIEELSEEHHHAPSEHKQE from the coding sequence ATGTCGGAATTACATTTTCCCTGGATGGAAACATCGATTCTGGTTCCTCTGATCGGTGCAATCTGGATGCAATTGCGTGGTGAAACCGCAAGCGCCATCAAAGGAACTATCGCCATTTGTGCGGTCACCTTTTTGCTGACAGTGGCAGAACTGGTCGACTTCGTGCTCCTCAATTCATTCGAGGCTCACGAACACTGGCCATTCATGAATACGATCTTCAACAATGAAATCTTTGTCGTTGATGAACTGAGCGCTTTCCTGCTCCCACTTGGCGCATTGATATTTTTGGTCACGGTCATGTCCACGCTGCGGACAAAAACTCCACGTTTTTCGATGAAGTGGGCACTAATATCCGAGGCACTCGTGTTGGCAACATTTAGCTGCCGAGCCTCCTGGACTCTGGTCATTCTATTGTCGATTTCCACAATACCTCCTTATCTGGAGTTAAAGAGACGGCATCGTTGCACGCGGATTTATAACCTGCACATGGCATTTTTTGTTGGACTCTTATTGATCGGTTATGCCTGGTTGAGTTTCGTTGATGCAAAATCTTCGGCAGCACTGATTCCAGGTGCCCTCCTTTCCGGAGCCGCATTACTTCGTAGCGGCATCATTCCATTCCACCTTTGGATGGCAGACTTATATGAAAAAGGGACCTTCGGCTCGGCATTATTATTCACGACTCCACTCGTCGGTGCATACGCCGTAATGCGACTCGTATTGCCGATCGCCCCATCCTGGGCCTTACATGCGATCGCGATTCTGTCTCTGATCACTGCTGTTTATGCAGGGGGGATGGCTCTGGTTCAAAAAGAAGCCCGCCGAATGTTCTGTTATCTGTTACTCAGTCAATCGTCGCTCGTACTGGTTGGATTGGAATTAGTCACACCGATTGGCTTGACGGGGGCACTTTGCCTGTGGATTTCTGTCGGACTGGCCCTGACTGGATTTGGAATCACTCTGCGATGCATTGAAGCTCGGATTTCCCGAGTTTCCCTGGCAGATTTCCATGGGCTTTATCGACAGATGCCAATCTTTGCCGGTTTCTTCTTGCTTACGGGATTAGCTTCAATTGGATTCCCGGCAACAGTCGGATTTGTCGGAATGGAATTACTGATTGAAGGAGCCGTCCACATTTACCCACTTGTCGGCACGATGGTCGTTCTGGCTGCTGCTCTCAACGGGATTGTCGTCTTGTGGGCCTATTTTCGCATCTTTACAGGGCGTCATAATCGCACACTGATTCCGATGCAGGCAAGAGTCACTGAGCGAATTGCCATTCTCATGTTAACACTTCTAATTTTAGGGGGCGGTCTCGTTCCTCAACCTGGTGTCGCTTCGCGATATCATGCCGCCAAAGAATTGATGCGATTGAGACAAAGTAATCCCATCACAAAGGATATAGAAGAGCTCTCAGAGGAGCATCATCATGCCCCTTCAGAGCATAAACAGGAATGA
- a CDS encoding proton-conducting transporter transmembrane domain-containing protein, whose translation MSWLDSTFYILGTAVVASPAILLALLGLSTLVGRPLSEASTSRLTQAAVLFSLIPALGILVLMLTFGIRYVPVELGNWVNIPEQEFHFHLKFVFDRLSIPFLLLSCILCGVVGEFTRRYLHREEGYGRFFLFYAVFFCGMVISSLAGTIETLFLGWEMVGLSSALLVAYFHERENPVRNGQRVWSIYRLSDAAFLIAAITMHHLTGEGDFGGLMSSGVWPAGTSAINASQALLVGSLLLVAVAGKSALFPFSGWLPRAMEGPTPSSAIFYGALSVHLGVYLLLRVSPILESSFTLKIMVIVLGIISATCGALMSRVQSDIKVSLAYASLTQVGIIVVEIGLGLRYLALIHILGHASLRTMQLLRAPTLLRDYNELENQMGSRLPQRKSIWSRMVPGSVKKWLYRFGFDRGFMDVALDKWVVQPFISLFRWFDRLEHRTTDIISKESSRESDNIDLHPESTGRAA comes from the coding sequence ATGAGTTGGTTAGACTCGACATTTTACATCTTAGGGACAGCGGTCGTGGCAAGTCCGGCAATCCTGCTGGCATTACTGGGGCTCTCGACTTTAGTTGGACGTCCATTAAGTGAAGCCTCCACTTCCCGCTTAACACAAGCCGCTGTTTTATTTTCCTTGATCCCCGCACTGGGAATTCTGGTTCTAATGCTGACGTTTGGAATTCGATATGTCCCTGTTGAACTGGGAAATTGGGTTAACATTCCTGAGCAGGAATTTCACTTTCATTTAAAATTCGTATTCGATCGCCTCAGCATTCCGTTTCTGCTGCTATCGTGCATTTTGTGTGGAGTCGTTGGCGAATTCACCCGTCGCTATCTGCATCGAGAAGAAGGGTATGGACGATTCTTCCTGTTCTATGCGGTCTTCTTTTGCGGAATGGTCATCTCATCTCTAGCCGGCACAATTGAAACGTTGTTTCTAGGCTGGGAAATGGTCGGGCTCTCTTCTGCGTTGCTGGTTGCGTATTTTCATGAACGTGAAAATCCGGTTCGTAACGGCCAGCGGGTCTGGTCGATTTACCGACTTTCCGATGCCGCGTTTCTGATAGCCGCCATTACGATGCACCACTTAACTGGCGAAGGTGACTTTGGGGGTTTGATGAGTTCCGGAGTCTGGCCAGCGGGAACCTCAGCAATTAATGCAAGTCAGGCTCTACTTGTCGGCTCGTTATTATTAGTTGCGGTTGCCGGCAAGTCAGCGCTGTTTCCATTTTCTGGCTGGCTTCCCCGTGCCATGGAAGGGCCAACTCCCTCGAGTGCCATTTTTTACGGAGCTCTTTCCGTGCACCTGGGAGTTTATCTGCTGTTACGTGTCAGCCCGATTCTCGAAAGTTCATTCACCTTGAAAATTATGGTCATTGTTCTGGGGATTATCTCAGCCACTTGCGGTGCATTAATGTCTCGCGTTCAGAGCGATATCAAAGTTTCATTGGCTTACGCCTCCTTGACACAGGTCGGAATTATCGTTGTTGAAATCGGACTGGGACTTCGCTATCTGGCTCTGATCCACATTCTTGGTCATGCCAGTTTGCGAACGATGCAACTTCTACGAGCTCCAACGCTATTGCGGGATTACAACGAACTGGAAAATCAAATGGGATCCCGCTTGCCCCAAAGGAAATCGATCTGGTCAAGAATGGTGCCTGGCAGTGTAAAGAAATGGCTTTATCGCTTCGGCTTCGACCGCGGTTTTATGGATGTCGCTCTCGATAAATGGGTCGTTCAGCCGTTTATATCACTGTTTCGCTGGTTTGATCGTCTGGAACATCGAACCACGGACATAATTTCCAAGGAATCTTCACGAGAATCTGACAACATTGATCTTCATCCCGAATCAACTGGGAGGGCTGCGTGA